The genomic DNA gtgTTTAAACGTTTGAGGAAGAGAATATTCTTAGAAAATAGTTGAGAGAACCCTATTAATATTGGGATCCGATCGTATGAGAGATTTTGTTGACGTATAGGACAAAACAACGAGTAAACATGAACCAAACCCAAGTTGCTTTTTGTTGTGGTCATAGCATTCTTGATTCATTATTTACTTCATTCTTTTCTTGATAATTTAGTATAGAGTTTGCTTTTAATGTTTGTAAATTAGATAAGTTAATGAATATGAAAGTGAACTATGAAATACTTAACAAGAATATATAACTGTATACAGAAATGGGACAAGGTAACTTATTCTAAATAGATTTGAAACATTAGCTATGCTCAGTCACAGTTTCTATCAGACTTTACAgactaaaaaaatagaaacccatGATTATCCAGCCCACATAGTAATCATGAATCATGATTATCAACACAAATATTCCCAAAATAATTGATCAAAGTACAAAAGTTAAATTATTCGAAAAGAATGAACAACTGATAGTGGATTCATGACTTAATGTTGGTTTAGTGGAGATtaaaaatagtaagaaaaataaagtttgaagaTTGATATATGCCATCTTtagagtttctttttttaatcttttatctTTGTGTTTAGGACTTAAGGTATCCTAAGTTATGTCTAGCGTTCTTTGAATCTATGACTCCTCAAACAACTCTCATAAGACATATCGGCCGTGCACATCGATCAAGTGCAGACCAGTCCAAGGTCCCTGGAGCcaactatattaatattactgatacacagagttttaaaccctattttcctactgcaaatgcacagcaaagaagtagtacttaggggtcgaatcccacgaagaccaagttttactctatggttctattggttcaatttcaagctaagacaattcaaatttgggtttgtttggtaacagtaacgtgATTAAAACgatataaaaaggcaataagcaaaacactagatcaggggtgaTTCttgggaatttcagagataacaactaaacaactattcagggcatagattaagtaccagtctagaactcaaacataaatataaactgatccactgtcgtggtatcaataactctatctgatcgattctgtgcggaaacgcggagcacatgctcagacatccggatttttaaaccctattttcctactgcaagtgcacagcaaagaagtagtacttaggggtcgaatcccacgaagaccaagttttactctatggttctattggttcaatttcaagctaagacaattcaaagttgggtttgtttggtaacagtaacgcgattaaaacggtataaaaaggcaataagcaaaacactagatcaggggtaattctcgggaatttcagagatagcaactaaacaactattcagggcatagattaagtaccagtctagaactcaaacataaatataaactgatccactgtcgtggtatcaataactctatctgatcgattctgtgcggaaacgcggagcacatgctcacacatccggagcacatgctcggcggtccataaaccctaaactgtcgtttgagcccagaatcgcagacaagcattaaagaacaggaatgataagttcacaaatcaccgacacatcaactttcgcaggtctaggataatttgcccactaatgtcttttctagcaacctattacacttttgatgaatagataaacctagaatcatagattgggtgatcaaatcaacctaagcattaagtctaacaatagtgaagacaatcgattatataaagccctatttgtgttctgttgctaacccatgaaaccccttttgaaacccctaatctagcaaagaaaactactcagacatagagaaatgaatcatagcaaaagatgagaaattcaatgacataaaaataaaaagggttcagagaatgcttcacaaggtagccgctcttctcctctcacaaaaaacgtcgctcaaaaatCCTCCAGAAAAAAAGTATATTCTGtcccctaaaaaccctaggttaaatagcatacaagtggagaaaaataaggaaagaatccaaattcaaatcttccTATTAAAAATCGATAtcctccctctttctctcacaaaggatcgcctaaaataaggggaattaggcagggaatcggcgcctagatgcttgccacgtgtcgtcatgaatccgtagagttgggagcatatGCTCGGAAATCgagagcatgtgctcctgggtctaaaatcagcttttctgctccaattcaactcctttctgctccgattgctcctgctgttctaatccttgcttttagcttcctagcctcttattacaacctgaaaaggactcaaataactacaaaactatcaaataaacggggtcaaagtgagtcaaaaccgtaacatatcaattACCCACATCAGTCACAAGACCACCAAAGCATCCGACCAGGAGCGAATCCATTACATGAGTGATCGATCCAAATCACAGTCCACCTGATCCGGAAGTTGCATCAGTCATAGCATTGGCCATCACTTCTCCCTTCATGAccgaaaatatattattgatctATGAAACTTTCATTAGTGTTTGGATTTACACGTTACAAATCCTATTCGAGTGGGAAAATAATGATGAGCTTGTTCTTTAATTGATGTAACCCGAACATTGCATTTGAGAGGTAACAGAGATCAACGTTTGTCAATAACTTTCACAGCGTCTAGTAATTGAAGACTAATGACGAATACTGCTCCGGTCAGGATTTGAAACGAACAAAACTATACAAGTGGTAATCAAATTTAATCGCTCTTCAAAGACCATTCGAAGATTGGTGATGAGAAAAACTCAAACACGTCTGAGATTGAATTCAAACACAGCCGCAAAAGCATATTcaaaggtaaaaagaaaagatttacaCTTATGTGATTCCTTGACTAATTAGCAAGCTTTAATGAATGATtaacataattgtaaataaaGCATCAAGGAATTAAAATCAACATTGCAATAAATCTGCAAATTACATGTACATATACATAAAGCCCAACCAGGGTTAGATAGGGGAAGAGACCAAAAACCTcaagacaaatatgtgttcttccATGATCTATTAAAAcgcttcaatatatatatatatatagtgatgtgAGAAAAACACTGACTAATTAGTCAACAGCTTTAGAATCATTAGAAGAAGAGGCCTCACCAGATTCAGAGTGTTCATGGTTAcgatcatgatcatgatcatggTGATGTTGGtggttatcttcttcttcttcgctgtCATCCTCATCAAAGGGCTTCTGTTTGTGAAAGATGCAACATTTCTTTGAACTCTTCTTCTGCATGAACTCGTTGTCCACAGTCCCCTCTTTCCAcgaaactttcttcttcttccggttCAAACGAAGCACTAATCTTTCTGtaggttgtgattgagaaacagGGTTTTCTAATACGACAGAAGTTGTTGCTGAGGAAGAAGGCCTCGTCGCTGTGCTCATAGCTCAAGATTAAGCTTTTGATTTTATCTGCATAGggagacaacaaaaaaaaatgatcaatctTTGGCTGCTCAAGACTTGTTGTTTCTTTCCTCTAATGACAAGAAGAGCTAAATGTATACAACAAAACTGCAGAGTTCACAGCTCAAAACTAAGATGATAGTGGATTCAAAAATCAGAGATTCATGAGAAGTCCCAAGCTTAAAGTAAATAGgacaaagaaagaagcaaaagctTCACACCAGaaaaatcaaatcctaaatCAAATGGGTTCAACGcgtcttttttatatatgttttttttggttgaaacaTATGTAGCCATTGCAAAACCTAACCCCTACAAATCGTGTAACCCAAATATTTACGGTTCGTTCTTCTGGAAACAACAGAGATGCTAATTTTTGTTAACCGTCAAAATCAAGATCTGAAACCTAAACAAACACAACGAATCTCAATTTCTTACGCACCCATCgattgaatataaaaaaattgaacatcaaaaaaaaaaaatagggtttcGATCGCTGGGAACAATAGCAAAAAGCCTAAAACTCAATCAAAATCgaagaaaagattaataagCAAACCTGGGGAATGGATCGTAATAGTTGCTGGCTACAAATCCTCTTTGGTTCCAAGTtacaaggaggaggaggaggaggaggaagagagacgCAGACGCTTCTTGTTTGAGTGAAATTGAAAAAGGTTGATTGatgatggagagagagagagagagagagagacaaatttGAAAGACTCTGGATGATATAGAAGGTCATGGATCATGAGTTATTTACTTTTTGCggcttttaattattttattttataaataagcattcctgtaaaaaaatatttttaacactaCATTTCAGATTTGTGTTAAATCAGTCCATATCAAATTATAATCAAACACAACGTTCTCCGAACAGTAGTAACAAAATGCAGACAGGAGTGACATCTGAAATGAATgctaaaaatatcaaacaaacttGAAATGAATCTTGTTATTGCAGATGATATAAAGGTACAATCCAGAATAACAAAATGCAGACAGGAGTGACATCTGAAATGTATCCTCTAATCATTCTCACTTACTGCGAATCTAAATACTGTCATGTATCCTAAGCTTACTTCCAGAATACCTGCAACAATGATATCCTTTTCAAGCATAAAAGATGTTATCTAAAAGCAAATATGCAAAGAAACACTACTTAAATGAACGATTATATGTCTACAAAGATGTCCCGATGAAGTTGAGGCTGATATTATCTGATATAAACCATCTTCCTTGTACACAAATCCAGCCATTTTATCTCTTTGACCTACAAGCCATAGTCTCCTGTTACCACTTGTCCACATACATCTGTACTATTATCTTGCTAAATGTGAAACCAACAACACATTCCGGGAAGAATCCAAGTGCGAGCAAGCAAATATCTTCACTGAACTTTTGGATATCAACAATGAACACACTTTAAGACGCTCTTCTTAGAGATATTACATTGAATCAACTAACTCTAACTTCTTGTTTCCCACCCACCCAAAACTAAATGAAAGCATTTCAGCTGCCCCCAAGACTGAAATCACAGTTTCCATTTTGATCTTTCACCCCTGGGGAACAACTAGGCCGCATCTCTGACCTTCTAAACAAAAACTGGAGAAGTGATGTTTAAGGGAAACTTTATCTATACAGTCTGCAATCTTTGAGACATGGTGTTTTTGCTGTAAAGCTAAGGAGATCACAATATGCTCTTAGATCAAATGCAAAACAAGCTGTTCCTCCCAAGAGTTATTGAGATGTAGTAATTCTCAGCAAATAATGTTTCAACTTTTCCAGAATGCTCTTATTGGTTGTCACTGAAGAGAAtctgataaaacctttttctctcttctgtaTCAAACAGACCACCTGGTCGATCACCATGGCTTTCTTGTTCATtgacatcatcttcatcgtgAATCCTGTCTTTCTTTCTCACCTCAGACTTCAAAGATTCAAtacctttctctctcttcttctcttgattAGCCAAATACCTCCTGTGATTATACTCATACAAGCCCTGCTGCATCAGTTCCCCAAATTTACCCTTCACAACAACAAGCGGGTCCTTGTGAATCAATTCCGAGCCATTGTATCCTTCTCTAAGAAGCACAGTGTGAACCTGATACTTGTTCGCTACATAGAATATGCCTGGATGTTTCAGAAGCATAGAATTTAGCTTCTCCGGCAACCCAAATTCCCTCTTGAAATGACTCAGCTTTACGATTGACAGCTTCTTCCACAGCGTCAACGAGAGTAACTCGTGCACCAAACCAACACTTCTCTTCTCACTCTCCTTTGAACCTTCGACAAGATCCCCATGATCCTCATACGGAGATATGTAAGGAGAGTTATTAAACTCCATGAACCTCTCCCAAGGTTTGGTCCATGTGGAAGGTAACGAGCAAGAGAAACTAGGCTCAGAGCCACATTTGTTTGCTGCTGCTTCCACTGCAGAAACAGCCAACTCAGGCTTCCACAACAAAAGCTCTATCTCCATTGAACTCTTCCTGCCACTATAATTCACTATCCGAAACACATCTGAGTACTTTGGTAGTATCCTAATAACATAATCATCAGGAAATCCAAAGCTCCGCTTAAACTCATTAAGCTTCACCACATTGAGGCGCTGATTAACACTCATCATAAGCAGCTTTGCAAGCCTATCAGCTAGCACAGGCTCTTGGGCATCTTTGaccaactcttcttcttccacaagcGTCATCATGGGTTTAGTTAAACGACAGTAATACTCATCGTCCTCGAGATAAACGTGGAAACAACAAGGGTACTTCTTAAGCCAGTTCAGTGCTTTCCCCTGCAGATCAAGAGTCTTAAACTTCTTCTGTAAAAACTTAACCGATGCAACCTGGTTGGGACACCTTAAGATAACGTTCTTGAGCCTACTGTTAACTATCCATCTCTTGTTACGCGAGAGAGCAGATTCGAGATCAGGGTCTTTCTTCGTAGAGCAAAGTGAGAATCTTCGGATTAACAATGGAACCTTCTTGGTACCCAGAATTCCAAATAAATCCCGTATCATAGCGATATCAGTTTCTGATTACCAAACCTAATCAAAGTGAACACCTAAAGCTTCGCTCTTTATATATTGGCTTCTATTACCCAAACtcaaaaatccaatttttgaCGAATGCGATTGgttaaaagcaaaagcaaataGAAAAGCCCAACCTTTAGAGCATCAGAGGAGCACAACAGCGGCACAAAGGAGGTGTGGTTGGAGGAGAAAGGAGAAGCCTTTGAAGTCGATTCATCAGGAGAGACTCAACAACGCCACAGTTTCGACAAGAGTTAAAGAAGAGACTTGGCTTCTGAAACGGCTGGTTGGGTTATAAATATGTGATTCAAAGGAACAAAATTTATGCCCCAACTCAGCAGCTTCTCTAGAGGTTAGCTGAGCTCTGCAGCAAATGAGGGAGAACGAGACAACCCCTATTGTGAAAGCTGTCTTCTTTCTAcgatttgttcattttttttgttttgggtttggtGTTTACTCAGTTTTGATTATTAGGATAATTACATTTTTTGCACTTGTGTTAAAAGGCTCCACCTATTCACGCTTCCAAATTTATAACTCGATTCCATATAGCTTACAAAATCGATTTGCTGAAAAACCAAGATTTCGTCAAAGATCGCCGTTGGATCAAGCGTGAGTATGACGAATTCAAGGTCAGTATCAATGGTCTTCTTCCagaacaaatcaagaaaaagagcTGAGCAATTCAACTTGAGAGAAGAGCTCAAGGAAAAGCGGATTGTCCGAGAGAAAAATGGTGGCGTATTGCCACCAGATGGGGTTGATGTGGTAAACGCAACGTGGATGGCTGATGGTACGCATTGGCCAGGCACATGGTTTGAACTTAAACCTGATCATTCAAAAAGAGACCACGCCGGAATACTACAGTTATATATATGAACCTTCAACTTACAGTTATTTCtaataaaaccataaaaactttGTCAAACTTGAGAAAAGTGCCTGAGCTTGAACCGGTGATGGGTGGACCAAATGAAGGCGCGCTAGATTTCACA from Camelina sativa cultivar DH55 chromosome 7, Cs, whole genome shotgun sequence includes the following:
- the LOC104700337 gene encoding type 1 phosphatases regulator YPI2-like, which produces MSTATRPSSSATTSVVLENPVSQSQPTERLVLRLNRKKKKVSWKEGTVDNEFMQKKSSKKCCIFHKQKPFDEDDSEEEEDNHQHHHDHDHDRNHEHSESGEASSSNDSKAVD
- the LOC104700338 gene encoding protein ROOT PRIMORDIUM DEFECTIVE 1-like, yielding MIRDLFGILGTKKVPLLIRRFSLCSTKKDPDLESALSRNKRWIVNSRLKNVILRCPNQVASVKFLQKKFKTLDLQGKALNWLKKYPCCFHVYLEDDEYYCRLTKPMMTLVEEEELVKDAQEPVLADRLAKLLMMSVNQRLNVVKLNEFKRSFGFPDDYVIRILPKYSDVFRIVNYSGRKSSMEIELLLWKPELAVSAVEAAANKCGSEPSFSCSLPSTWTKPWERFMEFNNSPYISPYEDHGDLVEGSKESEKRSVGLVHELLSLTLWKKLSIVKLSHFKREFGLPEKLNSMLLKHPGIFYVANKYQVHTVLLREGYNGSELIHKDPLVVVKGKFGELMQQGLYEYNHRRYLANQEKKREKGIESLKSEVRKKDRIHDEDDVNEQESHGDRPGGLFDTEERKRFYQILFSDNQ